The genomic stretch GCGGGCAGTCTGAAGGACTGCTATTCAGGTCTCTCTTGGTTAGCGATATATTGTTTTAGCATTTCAAGTGGTGCACCACCTGCCGTAATCAAGCAATAAGCTCTTGTCCAAAGCACAGGCTTTTCCCAGTAATATTTTTTTAGGTGTTCGCCATATTCTTTTCTAATCAATCTGCTTGATACAGTCTTCAAGCTATTGATGAATTTACTGGGCATGATATTAGGGTGCATATCCAACATAAGATGTATGTGGTCTGCTTCACCGCCAAACTGTTCTAAATCAATTTCCCAGCGTTTACATTGATCATTACAAATATCTTCAAGGCGATTGAGTATGTCATTAGTGAAGCACTTTCTACGGTATTTGGTTACTAACACTAAATGATATTTTAGCTTATAAACACAGTGATAATGGGATTTCATCTATTTACACTAAACTGTAATTTAGGCAAAATATACGACATGAGAGCGTATAAGTACAGAATCTATCCTAATGCAGAACAAAGAGTGTTAATTGATAAGCACTTTGGTTGCGCTCGTCATATCTACAATTGGGCTTTAGCTGAAAAAGATAAACACTATAAAGAGACTGGTAAAAGCCTTTCTAAAAGTGAATTACAGAAGCGTATTGTTGCAAGTAAGAAGGATGACAAACCTTGGCTTAGTGAGGTCAACAGCCAGGCCTTGCTAGCCTCTCTAATGAACCTAGAAACAGCTTTTGGTAACTTTTTCAAAGGTCGCACTAAATTCCCTAAATTCAAATCAAAGTATTCAGGTTGGCAGTCTTTCCAATGTCCTCAGCACGTCACCATTGATTTTGAAGGTAATAAAATCAATTTGCCCAAGCTGAAAGGCATCAAAATAAAGCTACATAGAAGTTTTGACGGACAGATAAAAACCGTTACAGTTAAGCGCTCTCCATCAGGTAAATATACTGTTAGTGTTTTGGTTGATAATAATTTTACGGCACCTATTCCTACAACCGTTGAAGACAATAAAACACTAGGCTTAGACGTTGGAATTAGTCATTTTATTATTGATAGCGAAGGTAATAAAACCAATAACCCTAATTATCAAAAACACTCATTACCCCGCCTTGCTATCGAACAGAAAAAATTAGCACGGAAGAAAAAAGGCTCAAATAATAGAGCCAAACAAAAGTGCTGTGTCGCTACTATTCATGAAAGAATAGCCAACCAACGTTATGATTTTATTCATCAAGAAACAGCAAAACTGGCTGACAAAAGCCACGCAACTAGCTTTGCAGTAGAAAACCTAAATATCAAAGGCATGGTAAAAAACCGTAAATTATCCCGAGCAATTAGTGATTGTGGTTGGGGTATGTTCATCACAACCTTGCGTTATAAGTGTGAATGGAACGGTAAAAACCTACTAACCATAGACCGCTTTGCACCTAGCTCTAAAACTTGTAGCAGCTGCGGTCTGAAGCAAGAAAAAATGTCTTTGAAAATACGTGAATGGCAATGTGAATGTGGAGCGGTGCATGACAGAGACCATAACGCCGCCATCATGATAAAACAGTTTGCTTTAGCTGATGCGCTAGGACATAGCGTTTGTGTAAAGAGTTCCCCTGTAGCTAAATCTATCAGCGTAGATGCTACAGCGAAAGAAGTGGTATCAGTACCGCTTGGGTCACAAGAAGCCCCCACTAGAGCGACGTCAGTCGTTTAGTGGGGGGAGCATGTCACAGCTCAGACCAGCTTTACAGCTACCGAACTAACGGCCTCTTTTTTA from Spartinivicinus ruber encodes the following:
- the tnpA gene encoding IS200/IS605 family transposase — encoded protein: MKSHYHCVYKLKYHLVLVTKYRRKCFTNDILNRLEDICNDQCKRWEIDLEQFGGEADHIHLMLDMHPNIMPSKFINSLKTVSSRLIRKEYGEHLKKYYWEKPVLWTRAYCLITAGGAPLEMLKQYIANQERPE
- a CDS encoding transposase; the encoded protein is MRAYKYRIYPNAEQRVLIDKHFGCARHIYNWALAEKDKHYKETGKSLSKSELQKRIVASKKDDKPWLSEVNSQALLASLMNLETAFGNFFKGRTKFPKFKSKYSGWQSFQCPQHVTIDFEGNKINLPKLKGIKIKLHRSFDGQIKTVTVKRSPSGKYTVSVLVDNNFTAPIPTTVEDNKTLGLDVGISHFIIDSEGNKTNNPNYQKHSLPRLAIEQKKLARKKKGSNNRAKQKCCVATIHERIANQRYDFIHQETAKLADKSHATSFAVENLNIKGMVKNRKLSRAISDCGWGMFITTLRYKCEWNGKNLLTIDRFAPSSKTCSSCGLKQEKMSLKIREWQCECGAVHDRDHNAAIMIKQFALADALGHSVCVKSSPVAKSISVDATAKEVVSVPLGSQEAPTRATSVV